A single window of Ferrimonas balearica DSM 9799 DNA harbors:
- the glpK gene encoding glycerol kinase GlpK — protein sequence MSSEQFILALDQGTTSSRALLFNRQGTILGSAQREFTQHYPQSGWVEHDAMEIWASQRAVLTEVLARCGVRHEQVAAIGITNQRETTVIWDAETGQPIHNAIVWQCRRTADLCEALKAKGLEQHVRDTTGLVLDPYFSGTKIAWLLDQVPGARERAERGELRFGTIDCWLLWQLTDGAVHATDRTNAARTLLWDIHQQRWDPTLLDALNIPASLLPEVKSSQELFGHAQIGRARIPVAGIAGDQQAALFGQLCTQPGMAKNTYGTGCFMLMHTGDQAVQSRHGLLTTIACSGPEQVEYALEGAVFMGGASVQWLRDELGLIRHASETQALAQSVPDTAGAYLVPAFTGLGAPYWDPYARGALVGLTRGCNRQHIVRATLESIAYQSRDLLDAMQLDAALPLTELRVDGGAVANDFLMQFQADILATPVLRPHNRESTAAGAAYLAGLTVGYWPDRASLAGLNQTERRFESTMDDTQRQQLYSGWQDAVGRTLVTKAPHPGSGQ from the coding sequence ATGTCGAGCGAACAATTTATCCTTGCCCTGGATCAGGGCACCACCTCCAGCCGCGCCCTGCTGTTTAACCGCCAGGGCACCATCCTTGGCAGCGCCCAGCGCGAATTTACCCAACACTACCCACAATCCGGCTGGGTCGAGCACGACGCCATGGAGATCTGGGCCAGCCAGCGTGCGGTACTGACCGAGGTGCTGGCACGCTGTGGTGTCCGCCATGAGCAGGTGGCCGCCATCGGCATCACCAACCAGCGGGAAACCACGGTGATCTGGGACGCCGAAACCGGCCAGCCCATCCACAATGCCATTGTCTGGCAGTGCCGCCGCACCGCCGACCTGTGCGAAGCGCTCAAAGCCAAAGGGCTGGAACAGCACGTCCGTGATACCACCGGATTGGTGCTCGACCCCTACTTCTCCGGCACCAAGATCGCCTGGCTGCTGGACCAGGTTCCCGGTGCCCGGGAGCGGGCAGAACGGGGCGAGCTGCGCTTCGGCACCATCGACTGCTGGCTACTGTGGCAACTGACCGACGGCGCCGTGCACGCCACCGACCGCACCAACGCCGCCCGCACCCTGCTGTGGGACATTCACCAGCAGCGCTGGGACCCCACCCTGCTGGACGCCCTGAACATTCCCGCCAGCCTGCTGCCTGAGGTGAAAAGCAGTCAGGAGCTGTTTGGCCACGCCCAGATTGGTCGCGCCCGCATTCCGGTGGCTGGCATCGCCGGTGACCAGCAGGCGGCCCTGTTCGGCCAGCTCTGCACCCAACCGGGGATGGCCAAAAACACCTATGGCACCGGCTGCTTTATGCTGATGCACACCGGCGACCAGGCGGTGCAGTCCCGCCATGGGCTGCTGACCACCATCGCCTGCAGTGGCCCGGAACAGGTGGAGTACGCGCTTGAGGGCGCGGTGTTTATGGGCGGCGCCAGCGTGCAGTGGCTGCGGGATGAGCTGGGGCTCATTCGCCACGCCAGTGAAACCCAGGCTCTGGCCCAGTCGGTGCCGGACACCGCTGGCGCTTACCTGGTGCCAGCCTTTACCGGGCTGGGTGCGCCCTACTGGGATCCCTACGCCCGCGGTGCGCTGGTGGGCCTGACCCGAGGCTGCAACCGCCAGCACATTGTCCGCGCCACACTGGAATCCATCGCCTATCAGAGCCGCGACCTGCTGGATGCCATGCAGCTGGACGCCGCCCTGCCGTTGACCGAGCTCCGGGTCGACGGAGGGGCCGTGGCCAATGACTTTCTGATGCAGTTCCAGGCCGACATCCTCGCCACCCCGGTGCTGCGCCCCCATAACCGGGAGAGCACCGCCGCCGGCGCCGCCTATCTGGCGGGCCTGACCGTCGGCTACTGGCCGGATCGCGCCAGCCTGGCCGGACTGAACCAGACCGAACGCCGCTTCGAGTCCACCATGGATGACACTCAGCGCCAGCAGCTCTATTCGGGCTGGCAGGATGCGGTGGGGCGTACCCTGGTCACCAAGGCACCACACCCGGGATCCGGTCAGTAA
- a CDS encoding DUF1800 family protein: MGLNLKPILLCQALCALVLLQGCGDTEPQIPESPGIDEKEPTPDPTPDPTPDPDPTPDPDPTPDPDPTPDPDPDPDPDPDPDPTPDPDPTPEPEQNQAPLAMDYVHPDTVRYGASVTLSLDQLGQDADGDALQLAQWVTDDDSTAISVNEQGELTLRPLKTGTQQWAFQLSDGEAESEMATFTVTVDAPSKKQYQRLLLQSTFGPTPADVENYAGFEPVAWIDEQLALSPSSHEPAELMGISHDDREDTWFYLSATAPDQLRQRVAFALSELFVVSRLGVLSQREEALTRYYNNLVTGSFGNYRDLLEAVSLHPAMGAYLTLINSRKADEARGFQPDENYAREVMQLFTIGLYELNADGTLKRDDSGLPIPSYTQQDVQEIARAFTGWQKSDAEYIEPMSADESYHDTGSKAALGHSLPAGQTALEDMRQVLDILFEHHNTPPFFARHMIQRLVSSNPSPEYVERVAQVFIDNGHGVRGDIGAVVKALLLDEEALGLNPDAPPRKIKEPLIALLNLVRGMNGQLDDQTRKFSGSKYAYWAAGQGPLRATSVFNFFSPDYVIGSEQKTAPEAEILSWTAYAGCANYMRAMLFESKDVDFEVSYFTEDFDDVDRAIDKIRFLFFGEDMNPTLEPHLRALIESASNPDVGMRETVGVLIANSDEFFIQD, encoded by the coding sequence ATGGGATTGAATCTGAAACCGATATTGTTGTGCCAGGCCTTGTGTGCCCTGGTGTTATTGCAGGGGTGTGGGGATACCGAGCCTCAGATACCGGAATCTCCCGGTATCGATGAAAAAGAGCCAACCCCGGACCCGACCCCGGACCCTACGCCGGATCCTGACCCAACCCCCGACCCGGATCCTACCCCGGATCCTGACCCGACTCCGGACCCGGACCCGGACCCCGACCCGGATCCTGACCCCGACCCGACGCCGGATCCTGACCCGACTCCGGAGCCGGAGCAGAACCAGGCTCCGCTGGCGATGGATTATGTCCATCCGGACACCGTTCGCTACGGCGCCTCGGTCACGCTCTCTCTGGACCAACTGGGACAGGATGCCGATGGTGATGCCCTGCAGTTGGCGCAATGGGTGACTGACGATGACAGCACCGCCATCAGCGTGAATGAACAGGGGGAGCTGACCCTGAGACCTCTGAAAACCGGAACGCAACAGTGGGCATTTCAGCTGAGCGACGGCGAAGCGGAATCTGAGATGGCGACGTTTACCGTCACGGTCGATGCCCCGAGCAAAAAACAGTATCAGCGCCTGCTCCTGCAAAGCACCTTTGGCCCAACGCCTGCGGATGTGGAGAACTATGCCGGTTTTGAGCCTGTAGCCTGGATTGATGAGCAACTCGCTCTTTCGCCCTCCTCCCATGAGCCTGCGGAGTTAATGGGGATATCCCATGATGACCGAGAGGACACCTGGTTCTACCTCAGCGCAACCGCACCAGATCAGCTGCGACAGCGCGTAGCGTTTGCCCTGAGTGAGCTGTTTGTGGTGTCCCGCTTGGGGGTACTAAGCCAGCGGGAAGAGGCACTGACCCGCTACTACAACAACCTGGTTACCGGCAGTTTTGGCAACTATCGGGACCTGTTGGAAGCGGTCTCGTTGCATCCGGCAATGGGCGCCTATCTGACCCTGATCAACAGCCGTAAGGCGGACGAAGCGCGGGGGTTTCAGCCGGATGAAAACTATGCCCGTGAAGTGATGCAGCTGTTCACCATCGGGTTGTATGAGCTCAATGCGGATGGGACGTTGAAGCGGGATGACTCGGGTTTGCCGATCCCCTCATACACCCAGCAGGATGTTCAGGAGATTGCCCGCGCCTTCACCGGATGGCAGAAAAGCGATGCCGAGTATATCGAACCGATGAGCGCCGATGAGTCGTACCACGACACCGGCAGCAAAGCCGCGTTGGGGCACAGTTTGCCCGCGGGCCAGACGGCGCTGGAGGATATGCGCCAGGTGCTGGATATTCTGTTTGAACATCACAATACCCCGCCATTTTTCGCCCGACACATGATTCAACGTCTGGTGAGCTCCAACCCCTCTCCCGAGTATGTTGAACGGGTGGCGCAGGTCTTTATCGATAATGGCCATGGCGTCCGCGGCGACATCGGCGCGGTGGTCAAAGCGTTGTTGCTGGATGAGGAGGCTTTGGGGCTGAATCCTGATGCGCCGCCCAGGAAGATTAAAGAGCCGTTGATCGCCTTACTTAATCTGGTTCGAGGCATGAATGGCCAACTCGATGACCAAACCCGCAAGTTCTCGGGCAGTAAATACGCTTACTGGGCGGCGGGTCAGGGACCCTTACGCGCGACCTCGGTTTTCAACTTCTTTTCGCCGGATTACGTGATCGGCAGCGAACAGAAGACCGCTCCCGAAGCGGAGATACTCTCCTGGACGGCCTATGCCGGTTGTGCCAATTACATGCGGGCCATGCTGTTTGAGTCAAAGGATGTGGATTTTGAGGTGAGCTACTTCACTGAGGACTTTGATGATGTGGACAGAGCAATCGACAAGATCCGATTCCTGTTTTTTGGCGAGGACATGAATCCCACGCTGGAGCCGCACTTGAGAGCCTTGATTGAGAGTGCCAGTAATCCAGATGTCGGCATGAGAGAAACCGTTGGTGTGCTGATCGCCAACTCCGATGAATTCTTTATTCAGGACTGA
- a CDS encoding DUF3373 domain-containing protein, with translation MKTLVATLVSLALTAPALAAETSEQEALKLRLDELNEELEYLSDRLDKAERHTATDRIQFSGDFRVRAHTLHYQDVTWNPAMLVDFNDFGAKAMSGQLGDPNNPNSPLGALMASNPALAEAFMSGQLQGVMPMVLAPKQTYDVNNDILYNTRLRLNLKAQVWDNVSFAGRLTMYKNWGDSTGVQVFDSWRSFTMDGTNSGNTSGDWLRVERAYFDWKNIADSNFYLSIGRRPSTYGPPTQYRENELRGGTPSGHLVNFNFDGATLGYRLGEITGIEGQVLRFCYGQGFESQWGNGEMYGDIVTKDTHLGGFNIDALNDGTHFLQLTLFGAKDVNDGFKGLMAFPTQLAGIFAPTMYQDMQKFDDFNFVTRVQPSSVIGDMYLGGIGYAYEGDSGFVGFASLGWTRTESNGNAGLFGGMLADARFEAALNADGTEILMVPVAAQDAGDHDGYGAYVGIQIPAPGGKFGLEYNYGSEYWTPFTQAQDDPIGSKLATRGHVGEAYYIFDINPKMHIKLSGLYYDYEYSGSGTPVGAPQKVEDILAGTAYSMLPVVDTAYDINATLALRF, from the coding sequence ATGAAAACCCTCGTAGCCACCCTGGTCTCACTGGCACTGACTGCCCCGGCGCTGGCCGCCGAAACCAGTGAACAAGAAGCGCTAAAACTGCGCCTTGATGAGCTCAATGAAGAGCTTGAGTACCTCTCCGACCGACTGGACAAAGCGGAACGCCACACCGCCACCGACCGTATCCAGTTCAGCGGCGACTTCCGGGTTCGCGCCCATACCCTGCACTACCAGGACGTCACCTGGAATCCCGCCATGCTGGTGGACTTCAACGACTTTGGCGCCAAGGCGATGTCCGGCCAGCTGGGCGACCCCAATAACCCCAACTCACCGCTCGGCGCTCTGATGGCGTCCAATCCTGCCCTGGCCGAAGCCTTTATGAGCGGCCAGCTGCAGGGTGTGATGCCGATGGTGCTGGCCCCCAAGCAAACCTACGACGTTAATAACGACATCCTCTACAACACCCGCCTGCGCCTCAATCTGAAGGCCCAGGTGTGGGATAACGTCAGCTTTGCCGGCCGCCTCACCATGTACAAAAACTGGGGCGATTCCACCGGCGTTCAGGTGTTCGATTCCTGGCGCAGCTTCACCATGGACGGCACCAACAGCGGCAACACCAGCGGTGACTGGCTGCGGGTTGAGCGCGCCTACTTTGACTGGAAAAACATCGCCGACAGCAACTTCTACCTCTCCATCGGCCGCCGTCCCTCCACCTATGGGCCGCCGACCCAATACCGCGAAAACGAACTGCGCGGCGGTACCCCCTCCGGCCATCTGGTCAACTTCAATTTCGACGGCGCTACCCTGGGTTACAGACTGGGTGAGATCACCGGCATCGAGGGCCAGGTGCTGCGCTTCTGCTACGGCCAGGGCTTTGAGTCACAGTGGGGCAATGGCGAGATGTACGGTGACATCGTCACCAAGGACACCCACCTGGGGGGATTCAACATCGATGCCCTCAACGATGGCACCCACTTCCTTCAGCTGACCCTGTTTGGCGCCAAAGACGTCAATGATGGCTTTAAGGGGCTGATGGCGTTCCCCACCCAGTTGGCCGGGATCTTTGCGCCCACCATGTACCAGGACATGCAGAAGTTTGATGACTTCAACTTTGTCACCCGGGTGCAACCCTCCAGTGTGATTGGCGACATGTACCTGGGCGGCATCGGCTACGCCTATGAGGGCGACAGTGGCTTTGTTGGCTTCGCCTCTCTGGGCTGGACTCGCACCGAGTCCAACGGCAACGCTGGCCTGTTCGGTGGCATGCTGGCCGACGCCCGCTTTGAAGCGGCCCTCAATGCCGATGGCACCGAAATTCTGATGGTGCCGGTGGCCGCTCAGGACGCCGGGGATCACGACGGTTACGGCGCCTATGTGGGTATCCAGATCCCCGCACCGGGCGGCAAGTTCGGGCTGGAGTACAACTACGGCTCCGAATACTGGACTCCCTTCACCCAGGCCCAGGATGACCCCATCGGCAGCAAGCTGGCCACCCGTGGTCACGTTGGCGAGGCGTACTACATCTTCGACATCAATCCGAAGATGCACATCAAGCTGTCTGGCCTCTATTACGACTACGAGTACAGCGGCAGCGGTACCCCGGTTGGCGCCCCGCAGAAGGTCGAAGACATTCTCGCCGGCACCGCCTACTCCATGTTGCCGGTGGTCGATACCGCCTACGACATCAACGCCACCCTGGCCCTGAGATTCTGA
- a CDS encoding c-type cytochrome, whose amino-acid sequence MKTTSQTALAMLLLTLAAGAMAVDGGNPKKGKHEYKRECKACHTVGAEGGEITPMSKTMGQWDRFFQRDKHKAKPEVFEQLDPQKLLNIHQFLYDHAADSEQPATCG is encoded by the coding sequence ATGAAAACAACCAGCCAAACTGCACTCGCGATGCTGTTGCTGACCCTCGCTGCAGGGGCGATGGCCGTGGATGGTGGCAACCCCAAGAAGGGCAAGCATGAGTACAAGCGCGAATGCAAAGCCTGTCACACCGTCGGAGCCGAGGGCGGAGAGATCACCCCCATGTCCAAAACCATGGGCCAGTGGGATCGCTTCTTCCAGCGCGACAAGCACAAAGCCAAGCCTGAGGTGTTTGAGCAACTGGACCCGCAAAAACTGCTCAATATCCACCAGTTCCTCTACGACCACGCCGCCGATTCTGAGCAACCCGCCACCTGCGGTTAA
- a CDS encoding tetrathionate reductase family octaheme c-type cytochrome — MKRHTILLLGLLGWPALASNPHAEFIEGPISTGPEATAQCLTCHEQHAKDFMQSSHWTWSLQQELPGRTVDRGKKNVINNFCVAVSGNEPRCTSCHAGYGWEDNQFDFTDMAKVDCLVCHDTTGTYVKDPAGAGAPLAKVNLLRVAQNVGEPVRDNCGSCHFYGGGGDGVKHGDLDSSMGYPDRQTDVHMDVDGLDFQCQACHETPNHQISGQAMGVSPGGQNHFGCENCHDAAPHDNAKLDSHTASVACQTCHIPFFARNEPTKLTWDWSTAGQDKPETKDEHGRKTYQRKKGDFTWGVMVEPEYAWYNGNGDAYVAGDKMNPEQVTKLAFPLGDISDPSAKIYPFKVHRGEQIYDAEHRVFITPKVWGEGGYWKTFDWDQASRLGMAANAEMQKLGLSYSGKHGFAPTEMWWRINHMVSPKEDALGCMDCHGSGDRLDWKALGYDGDPMKQGGRKTD, encoded by the coding sequence ATGAAACGTCACACTATTCTGTTGTTGGGGCTGCTGGGCTGGCCAGCGCTGGCCAGCAACCCCCACGCCGAGTTTATTGAAGGCCCCATCAGCACCGGGCCGGAAGCCACCGCCCAGTGTCTGACCTGCCATGAACAGCACGCCAAAGACTTTATGCAGAGCTCACACTGGACCTGGTCACTGCAGCAGGAGTTGCCCGGACGTACGGTCGATCGCGGCAAGAAGAACGTGATCAACAACTTCTGTGTCGCCGTCAGCGGCAACGAACCACGCTGCACCAGTTGTCACGCGGGCTATGGCTGGGAGGACAACCAGTTCGACTTTACTGATATGGCCAAGGTGGATTGTCTGGTCTGTCACGACACCACCGGCACCTACGTCAAAGATCCCGCTGGCGCGGGCGCCCCGCTGGCAAAGGTGAACCTGCTGCGGGTGGCTCAGAACGTGGGCGAACCGGTCCGCGATAACTGCGGCAGCTGCCACTTCTACGGCGGCGGTGGCGATGGCGTCAAACATGGCGACCTCGACTCCAGCATGGGCTATCCGGACCGTCAGACCGACGTCCATATGGATGTCGATGGCCTCGACTTCCAGTGCCAGGCCTGTCACGAAACCCCCAATCACCAGATCAGCGGCCAGGCCATGGGGGTTTCTCCGGGCGGGCAGAACCACTTTGGCTGCGAAAACTGCCACGATGCGGCCCCGCACGACAACGCCAAACTGGACAGCCACACCGCCAGCGTGGCGTGCCAGACCTGCCACATCCCGTTCTTTGCCCGCAATGAACCGACCAAGCTGACCTGGGATTGGTCCACCGCCGGTCAGGACAAGCCGGAAACCAAGGATGAGCATGGCCGCAAAACCTACCAGCGCAAGAAGGGTGACTTTACCTGGGGTGTGATGGTGGAGCCGGAATACGCCTGGTACAACGGCAACGGCGACGCTTACGTGGCGGGTGACAAGATGAACCCGGAACAGGTCACCAAGCTGGCCTTCCCCCTGGGCGACATCTCCGACCCCAGCGCCAAGATCTACCCGTTCAAAGTGCACCGTGGCGAGCAGATCTACGACGCCGAGCACCGGGTGTTCATCACCCCCAAAGTCTGGGGTGAAGGGGGCTACTGGAAAACCTTCGACTGGGACCAGGCATCCCGTCTCGGCATGGCGGCCAACGCTGAAATGCAGAAGCTGGGCCTGAGCTACAGCGGCAAGCATGGTTTTGCCCCCACTGAGATGTGGTGGCGCATCAACCATATGGTCTCCCCCAAAGAGGACGCGCTGGGTTGCATGGATTGCCACGGCAGTGGCGACCGCCTCGACTGGAAGGCCCTCGGCTACGACGGTGACCCGATGAAACAAGGCGGCAGAAAGACCGACTAA
- a CDS encoding PDZ domain-containing protein, whose protein sequence is MLRTITVFTAGALAGGLTGALVAHHWLTPQPPVCPPQVPCNADADELAMLQWENRMLVAMVQAGLRGDISGHIQTFSAMQAPPKTNPTATPQPVTSPAAPAQPPTGAAADALVERLTRADLKLQRQALAEGWATDERLVRERQALWDQARRQLSDHDYMNALHRAGRPNRLLVDAVKRDIKGLQHGDVIWALDGRRILTRAEYRDYLATLPEQTLVTVEIRRNGQSQQLSVSGLASGLSLIADSVPAPE, encoded by the coding sequence ATGCTGCGAACCATCACTGTTTTTACCGCCGGCGCTCTGGCCGGGGGCCTCACCGGAGCACTGGTGGCCCACCATTGGCTGACCCCGCAGCCGCCGGTCTGCCCGCCTCAGGTTCCCTGCAATGCCGATGCGGATGAACTGGCGATGCTGCAGTGGGAAAACCGCATGCTGGTGGCCATGGTGCAGGCCGGACTCCGCGGCGACATCTCCGGGCATATCCAGACCTTCAGCGCCATGCAGGCGCCGCCAAAAACCAACCCCACTGCAACGCCCCAACCCGTCACAAGCCCTGCTGCACCCGCACAGCCGCCCACTGGAGCCGCCGCCGATGCACTGGTCGAGCGCCTGACCCGGGCCGATCTGAAACTGCAGCGCCAGGCACTGGCTGAGGGCTGGGCCACCGATGAGCGCTTGGTCCGTGAACGCCAGGCCCTGTGGGATCAGGCCCGCCGCCAGCTCTCGGACCACGACTACATGAACGCCCTGCACCGGGCAGGCCGCCCCAACCGCCTGCTGGTGGATGCGGTAAAACGGGACATCAAGGGGTTGCAGCATGGGGATGTGATCTGGGCGCTGGATGGCCGACGGATCCTCACCCGGGCCGAATACCGCGATTATCTGGCCACGCTGCCGGAGCAGACGCTGGTCACCGTGGAGATCCGCCGCAACGGCCAAAGCCAGCAGCTTTCGGTCAGCGGCCTGGCCAGCGGACTCTCGCTGATTGCCGATTCCGTCCCTGCGCCTGAGTAG
- the menD gene encoding 2-succinyl-5-enolpyruvyl-6-hydroxy-3-cyclohexene-1-carboxylic-acid synthase, translated as MNTSHCAELNLLWARLMLEELHRLGVRHLCLAPGSRSTPLTLAAAGHDGFQRHTHFDERGLGFAALGLAKASQSPVAIITTSGTAVANLYPAVIEAYQTGVPLVVLSGDRPPELIACGANQAIIQPAIFANYARRLDLPTPSLEIPPQTLLAQLDQVMVDLDRPLHINCMYREPLYPEGLDAPFETYLTPLSEWRKTAEPWAATPAMSRSALPSADDCCSFAQGKGIIVVGTLGPHQQPEQILALARRLGWPILADAQSQLRQAEGVVHHIDQLMHHPKALKLLGKAEHLLLIGGRLLSKRLMSFIAQHPWQAFWHYMGHAENLDPAHLRKRRFVGSLPMLAALPWPLLPGSGWADALESYSDEVERLAAEQHDQGALTELSAVRLLSRQLGADQQLFIGNSLPIRLFDMLAAPGDAPAIFTNRGASGIDGLLATSCGVAMAEGKPTVLVVGDLSLLHDLNSLALARSLTSPLVVMVLNNDGGSIFNMLPVPSDALRQQYYRLGHGFGFEGAASQFHLPYQRPDSLDALQQALSEGLQRDGASVIEVVVPPNESAELIVEMARQIRGDD; from the coding sequence ATGAACACCTCGCACTGCGCCGAATTGAACCTGTTGTGGGCGCGACTGATGCTGGAGGAGTTGCACCGCCTTGGTGTGCGTCATCTCTGCCTGGCACCGGGTTCCCGCTCCACCCCGCTGACCCTGGCTGCGGCCGGTCACGACGGTTTCCAACGCCACACCCATTTCGATGAACGGGGCCTGGGCTTCGCCGCCCTCGGCCTGGCCAAAGCCAGCCAGAGCCCGGTCGCCATCATCACCACCTCCGGCACCGCCGTCGCCAACCTCTATCCGGCGGTGATCGAAGCCTATCAGACCGGCGTTCCGCTGGTGGTGCTATCCGGTGACCGACCGCCGGAGCTGATCGCCTGTGGTGCCAACCAGGCCATCATCCAGCCAGCCATCTTTGCCAACTACGCCCGTCGTCTCGACCTGCCGACCCCAAGCCTGGAGATCCCGCCGCAGACCCTGCTGGCCCAGCTCGACCAGGTGATGGTGGATCTCGACCGCCCGCTGCACATCAACTGCATGTACCGCGAGCCGCTCTATCCGGAAGGCCTGGACGCGCCGTTTGAGACCTACCTGACACCGCTGAGTGAGTGGCGCAAAACCGCTGAGCCCTGGGCCGCTACCCCGGCCATGAGCCGCAGTGCCCTGCCCAGCGCCGACGACTGCTGCAGCTTTGCCCAGGGCAAGGGCATCATCGTGGTAGGCACCCTGGGCCCTCACCAGCAACCGGAACAGATTCTGGCTCTGGCCCGCCGACTGGGCTGGCCCATTCTGGCCGATGCCCAATCGCAACTGCGTCAGGCCGAGGGTGTGGTACACCACATCGACCAGCTGATGCATCACCCCAAGGCACTGAAGCTTCTGGGCAAAGCTGAACATCTGCTGCTGATTGGCGGACGTCTGCTCTCCAAGCGACTGATGAGCTTTATCGCCCAGCATCCGTGGCAGGCGTTCTGGCACTACATGGGCCACGCCGAGAATCTGGATCCGGCCCATCTGCGCAAGCGCCGCTTTGTCGGCAGCCTGCCGATGCTGGCCGCCCTGCCCTGGCCACTGCTGCCCGGCTCCGGCTGGGCCGATGCGCTGGAGTCCTACAGTGACGAAGTGGAACGGCTGGCCGCAGAGCAGCATGATCAGGGCGCATTGACCGAACTGTCCGCCGTCCGTCTGCTGTCGCGCCAACTGGGCGCTGACCAGCAGCTGTTTATCGGTAACAGCCTGCCGATCCGCCTGTTTGACATGTTGGCAGCCCCGGGTGATGCCCCGGCCATCTTCACCAACCGTGGCGCCTCCGGCATTGATGGCCTGCTCGCCACCAGCTGTGGCGTGGCAATGGCCGAAGGCAAACCGACGGTTCTGGTGGTAGGCGACCTGTCACTGCTGCACGACCTCAACTCCCTGGCATTGGCCCGCAGCCTGACCAGCCCGCTGGTGGTGATGGTGCTTAACAACGACGGCGGCAGCATCTTCAATATGCTGCCGGTGCCCAGTGACGCCCTGCGTCAGCAGTACTACCGCCTTGGCCACGGCTTTGGTTTTGAAGGGGCCGCCAGCCAGTTCCATCTGCCCTACCAGCGCCCCGACAGTCTGGATGCCCTGCAGCAAGCCCTCAGCGAAGGGCTGCAGCGTGACGGTGCCAGTGTGATCGAGGTGGTGGTGCCGCCCAACGAATCGGCCGAGCTGATTGTGGAGATGGCACGCCAGATCCGGGGCGATGACTGA
- a CDS encoding isochorismate synthase: MAQLECQPPGHLCLQLSEPLDAPPLIAWLANQSELPRIYWRGRRDGEEIAAIGAALDLHFDTLPSAEELDRLYNKYLGAGQDTQLRLYGGHAFDTQQPAWPDFGQARFVLPRIEIRRHGEQAQLLLNLCGQERPWQQELERARTALDAIQSAAPLSPLGPAHVLARQDTPDQPRWRELVEQITDPAFLAATPKVVMARETRLTTSALPNHWTVLHAWQLLNPGSYQFGFQFTDSHSFISCTPERLFHRHGRELSTEALAGTTTRGFTEAEDEALANALLADGKNSNENLLVRQLIEQQLGPLSDYVGSEETPTILKLNHIQHLHRSIRAELKAGVNDLQLLGALHPTPAVGGLPRESAMSFIRQREGFARGWYAGACGYFGAHETEFAVAIRSARFESERVTLYAGAGIVAHSEADAEWQELNNKLTTVLGILNGL, encoded by the coding sequence TTGGCCCAACTGGAGTGCCAGCCCCCAGGCCACCTCTGTCTGCAGCTGAGTGAACCGCTTGATGCGCCGCCGCTGATCGCCTGGTTGGCGAACCAGTCTGAACTGCCCAGAATTTACTGGCGCGGCCGCCGCGACGGTGAAGAGATCGCCGCCATCGGCGCCGCTTTGGATCTGCACTTCGACACCCTGCCCTCCGCCGAAGAGCTGGACCGGCTCTACAACAAGTACCTGGGTGCCGGTCAGGATACCCAGCTGCGACTCTACGGTGGCCACGCCTTCGATACCCAGCAACCGGCATGGCCCGATTTTGGCCAGGCCCGCTTTGTGTTGCCGCGCATTGAGATCCGCCGTCATGGCGAGCAGGCGCAACTGCTGCTCAACCTCTGTGGCCAGGAGCGCCCCTGGCAGCAGGAGCTGGAACGGGCGCGCACGGCCCTCGATGCCATCCAGTCTGCGGCACCGCTGTCGCCGCTTGGCCCGGCCCACGTCCTGGCCCGCCAGGACACCCCGGACCAGCCACGCTGGCGCGAGCTGGTTGAACAGATCACCGACCCAGCCTTCCTTGCCGCCACCCCCAAAGTGGTGATGGCCCGCGAAACCCGGCTGACCACCAGTGCCCTGCCCAACCATTGGACCGTGCTGCACGCCTGGCAACTGTTGAACCCCGGCAGCTACCAGTTCGGCTTCCAGTTCACCGACAGCCACAGCTTTATCAGCTGTACACCGGAGCGCCTGTTCCACCGCCACGGCCGTGAACTGTCCACCGAGGCGCTGGCCGGCACCACCACCCGCGGCTTTACCGAGGCCGAGGATGAAGCGCTGGCCAACGCGCTGTTGGCGGACGGCAAGAACAGCAACGAGAACCTGTTGGTCCGCCAGCTGATCGAACAACAACTGGGCCCCCTGAGCGACTACGTCGGCTCGGAGGAGACCCCCACCATTCTCAAGCTCAACCACATTCAGCACCTGCACCGCTCGATTCGGGCCGAGCTCAAAGCCGGGGTCAATGACCTGCAGCTGCTCGGTGCCCTGCACCCCACCCCCGCAGTGGGCGGGCTGCCACGCGAATCCGCCATGAGCTTTATCCGCCAGCGGGAAGGCTTTGCCCGGGGCTGGTATGCCGGGGCCTGCGGCTACTTCGGTGCCCATGAAACCGAGTTTGCCGTGGCCATCCGCAGCGCCCGTTTTGAATCGGAGCGCGTCACCCTGTATGCCGGAGCCGGCATCGTGGCCCACTCCGAAGCCGACGCCGAGTGGCAAGAGCTGAACAACAAACTGACTACGGTACTCGGGATCCTAAACGGACTATGA